One segment of Virgibacillus doumboii DNA contains the following:
- the purR gene encoding pur operon repressor: MKRSDRLVSLTNYFLENPKKHMSLPFFSERYDAAKSSISEDLVIVDRVMQEEGFGHLQTIPGAAGGVRYVPALSKENGKQFVEELCHTLEDPVRILPGGYLYMSDILGDPKMVKQIGRVLASAFSNLEIDVVVTVATKGIPLAYSVASVLNVPVVIVRRDPKVTEGSSVSINYVSGSSRKIQTMVLPKRSLQENANVCIIDDFMKAGGTINGMTSLLDEFNANVKAIGVLAEADDEEDERVVEDYTSLVKITNVDLKQKYIEVKPGNSHG, translated from the coding sequence CGATCGTTTGGTTTCCTTAACTAATTATTTCTTGGAAAATCCGAAAAAACATATGTCTTTACCGTTTTTTTCGGAACGATATGATGCTGCCAAATCATCCATCAGTGAGGATTTGGTTATTGTTGACCGGGTAATGCAGGAGGAAGGATTTGGACACCTGCAGACTATTCCTGGAGCGGCGGGTGGCGTACGTTATGTTCCTGCTCTTTCAAAAGAAAACGGAAAACAGTTTGTGGAGGAACTTTGTCATACACTGGAAGACCCTGTAAGGATTCTTCCTGGTGGTTATTTGTATATGAGTGATATTCTTGGTGATCCCAAAATGGTTAAGCAAATAGGACGTGTACTTGCCTCAGCATTCTCGAATTTGGAAATTGACGTTGTGGTGACGGTAGCGACAAAAGGAATTCCACTCGCATATTCGGTTGCTTCTGTTCTTAATGTACCTGTTGTAATTGTTAGAAGGGACCCGAAAGTTACCGAAGGATCTTCCGTGAGCATTAACTATGTTTCCGGGTCATCCAGAAAAATTCAGACAATGGTACTTCCAAAGCGAAGTTTACAGGAGAATGCCAATGTTTGTATTATCGATGACTTTATGAAAGCGGGCGGAACAATAAACGGGATGACGAGTCTCTTGGATGAATTTAATGCAAATGTTAAAGCAATCGGTGTTTTGGCAGAAGCGGATGATGAAGAAGATGAACGTGTCGTGGAAGATTATACATCTTTGGTAAAAATAACAAATGTTGATCTGAAACAAAAATATATTGAAGTGAAACCCGGAAATTCGCACGGGTAA
- the spoVG gene encoding septation regulator SpoVG yields MEVTDVRLRRVNTEGRMRAIASITLDQEFVVHDIRVIDGNNGLFVAMPSKRTPDGEFRDIAHPINSNTRAKIQDAVLEEYHRAGEEEVEYEEAGAS; encoded by the coding sequence ATGGAAGTAACTGACGTAAGATTGCGCCGCGTAAATACAGAAGGAAGAATGCGAGCTATTGCATCGATTACTTTGGATCAGGAATTTGTAGTCCATGATATCCGTGTTATTGATGGAAATAATGGACTATTTGTGGCCATGCCATCAAAACGGACCCCGGATGGTGAGTTCAGAGATATTGCACATCCAATTAATTCTAATACCCGTGCAAAAATCCAGGATGCCGTATTAGAGGAATACCATCGTGCCGGGGAAGAAGAAGTGGAGTACGAAGAAGCAGGTGCTTCCTAA